In Candidatus Angelobacter sp., one DNA window encodes the following:
- a CDS encoding hydrogenase, with protein sequence MTPELSIGSQLTTLLASAMLVVQLLMVAQRQLLTSIRLFALQSLFLAGIAVENGFLHHAPHVYFLAALTVAGKVLFLP encoded by the coding sequence ATGACACCGGAACTCTCCATCGGTTCGCAACTCACCACGCTCCTCGCCTCCGCGATGCTCGTGGTGCAGTTGTTGATGGTGGCCCAGCGCCAGTTGCTCACGAGCATCCGGCTGTTCGCCCTCCAGTCGTTGTTCCTGGCCGGCATCGCCGTGGAGAATGGCTTTCTGCATCACGCGCCGCACGTGTATTTTCTCGCCGCGCTCACGGTCGCGGGCAAAGTCCTCTTTCTCCC